The Hordeum vulgare subsp. vulgare chromosome 4H, MorexV3_pseudomolecules_assembly, whole genome shotgun sequence genomic interval ATCGAGTACACGTACACGGCACATCGATCATCGTAACTTGAGGGCACACTTGCTTTTTTCGACATGTAATTGTTACTGCACTACTACACGTACACATGAGTAATATATATCTtcaactcaaaaaaaaaaaaaatagagTACTAGTAATATATAGCTGGACTTTTACGTTAATCTAACTCACCATCGGTTTCAGTTCATGTAATCATGATGCTCGATGAGGGCGTAAATAATCCATCCCGGTGCAGATCGAGTAGGTAGGTTATGGAAAAATCGATTGATCCGTCGCTATTATTCGAAAAGGGAAAGAAGAAAAACTAATCGAAACCCAAATGCATATGCGCAGCTTTCCCGATCGAGCGGAGCCTCGCTCGAACGATCAGATCAGTGGTCACGCTACATATATATAGACAGACGTAGCCAGATGTAGACATGGGTAATGGTGAATGCATGCACAGTGCGCGGTGCGTCGTGCCGCCTCTCATCAGCACCCCGGCCCTCTGCTGCGATATCGATCGTGAAGTGAAAAGTCTTTGACCGCAACGTCAAGCCGTCCGCGGCTAGCTGATCTACGACTGCGAGCCGGCCGGTCGATGGCAAGTGAAGTGCAGTCACTAGCCAGCCAGCCAGTCCATAGCGAACTAGCCCGATCACCTACATATCTACTACCCATAAACAAAAGGGGGCAGCGCGCAATACGTAGCGTATGGAGGGGAAGAATGTCATGTTAGGCTCACGTGGGGGAGACTATGCACTGATGCATGATGCATCCATCTCGAACTAGCGTCCACTGTAGCGGTGGTGGAATGTGCTTGAGAGAGACCCCTCAGGAGAGGAGCCGATGGATCGAGCTAGCAGTGGATGTTGGAAACAATTAATTCGGGAGAGACTTTTTTTTTTTGCCCATCTCCATGCGTACGAGCACATATGTGTTTGTGTGACGGATAGATGCATGGTTGGATGCAAATTGGGCGAGGGGGACTGTGGTGCGGTTCCCTCTTGGGCtcgctcccctctctctctctctctcgcataCGCAGCATGTTTGCTTCACGCAATCTTCTAGCCCTTAAGAGAGCGAAAGAGCAGAAAGAGAAGTGTGTAGAGAGGGAAAGAGTGGTACCAGCTGCTGCTCGATCGCTAGGCCGGCTTCCATGCCGTGGCTTTAAAGTCTCATCAATACCGCAAAAACAAAACTactctacacacacacacacatatatatatatgtgtgtgtatgcacATATATGTTATTCCAGCAGTGGGACGATCGAGTAGGGAAAGTGTGTCTGCGTGTGATGAGATGAGCTAGGGAGAAACCGAAAAAAGAAAATCGGGATGGAACTGTAACCCCCCCATGACCTTCCACCAATAGGACAAACACCAAAAGGAGGCAGGGATTTCCATATATTACGCGTACGCCCCTCCCGTCTCCGGCTCTACTATATTGGCAGCCTGCCTTCCGCCCCATTcgaccccccccctctctctctctctccttctacCTCTCGCTCTATACTTACCAACAccagcgagcgagcgagcgagggcACTTGTTTTATCCTATAACTAGCAAGTGCCTAGAGGGAGCAGCAGATATAAGGGGATTAAAAGCTCTCGCGACCGATCGATCTAGCTAGCACCGCAATGAGCTCGGGCGTCGGCAGCAGCACGCTTGGTGGCTGCGGCGGGCCGAGCGGGAgcggcagcggaggaggaggaggaggccttggcggcggtggcggcgggccGTGCGGCGCGTGCAAGTTCCTCCGGCGCAAGTGCGTGAGCGAGTGCATCTTCGCGCCCTACTTCGACTCGGAGCAAGGCGCGGCGCACTTCGCGGCGGTGCACAAGGTGTTCGGCGCCAGCAACGTGTCCAAGCTCCTCCTCCAGATCCCCGCGCACAAGCGCCTCGACGCCGTCGTCACCATCTGCTACGAGGCCCAGGCCCGCCTCCGCGACCCCGTCTACGGCTGCGTCGCCCACATCTTCGCGCTCCAGCAGCAGGTACATCCATCCCATCCATCCATCATATGCCCATCGATACATCGAGTTAAGTTCAATCTGCATATGTAGTGCATAGTACATGTTGATCGATCATCATCCTGCATGCCCCTCGCTCTTTGGATTATTGGAGGGAAAAACCCCATGCAGAGCCAGCTAGCGAATCGCTGGTGGCTTGCTGGCTGCATGCCCATGCgtatggatctggatcttttccacgggagggagggagggagggtagtAGCTAGTATTCCGGCGGCCGCGTTTCCTCTTTCCGGAGAAAGGAAGGCGAGTCTACTTTGGGGAGGAAATTAACACGGCCAAGCCAAGCAACGGCAGGGCGAAAAGGGGCACGCCAAGCGCTAAACCGGGAGACTGCTTCCCCAGCTGGACTTGGCGATGAATGATATGCGCGCGCGCACGACGTCTCATCCGTCGCGTCCGCGGCGCCGTCCGATCCTCCCCACCCGCGGATCGTACGCGCGCCCGTCGCGCCACGTCCGCGCCCGCATATATGTTAGTACCCCCGTCTCGGTCTCCGGGGTTTGAACAGGCCAAGGAGAGTAGTCCTTGGTTCTCGATCTGAACCCCATGAAAAGAAAGCCCTAGCACCGATCTCTAGTTCTGGAACTTCTAACCGGCCGGCCCCTTCTCTTTTGTTTCTAGCTAGCTACTGCAAATCTTATCATCTTCTCTTCCTTGCAAATCATTTCGTTGCAtacattcatgcatgcatgcatgcatgcatgtggttCTACATATACCGTATATCTGTTCATATCATTGTGTGGCTGCATGATTTGAAGCTTGTACGTACTGATGCATGAATGTATGTATGTGTCATGTGGTGCCACCATTCATTCCCCAGGTGGTGAATCTCCAGGCCGAGCTGACCTACCTGCAGACACACCTGGCCACCCTGGAGCTGCCGTCGCCGCCGCTGCCGGCCGCGCCGCAACTGCCGATGGCGATGCCGGCCCAATTCTCCATCTCGGACCTGCCGTCCACGACGAACATTCCGACCACCATCGACCTGTCCGCGCTCTTCGAGCCGCCGGCGCAACCGCAGTGGGCGCTCCAGCAGCATCACCAGCACCAGCTCCGCCAGCCTTCATACGGCGCCATGGCGCACAGGGGCGGCTCCAGCATGGCGGAGGGATCggcgggcagcggcagcggcgacCTGCAGACGCTGGCGCGGGAGCTCCTGGACCGCCACGGCCGGTCCGGCGTGAAGCCCGAGCTGCAGCCGCCACCTCCGCCGCACCCAAGATGAGCTCAATCCTCCCTCCAAGCCGCGCGCGTCGTCCATGCCAACAATATGCCATGGCCCGAGCCGAGAGCGATCGAGTGCATGGCCGTACCGTGCAAAGAGATGGAGTTGGCGATCGCAGGCGACATGCATGGCAGCAGAAGCACAAGAGTTGGCGCGCGCGCGGCAACAACGAGAGGGATTATTGGGATCGGTGACGGAGGGATGATGGCGAGCAGCGTGGTTCGATCGAGTAGGTAGAAGAGAAGAGAAGCATTGGCCGGTTTTCGCGTATCCACCTTGTTGTTAACCAGGGGCGCAAGGGCGCCCCACTTGCTCCATATTCTACATTTGATTTGGCTTTTCCTCCAACAGAGGACGATCGCTCCATCGATCGGGTCCCTAGTCAGTAGAGGGTACCAGTAGTTTGACATGGGTAGCTGCAGTGTTACTTTGGGCCACCGGCCGGCCGGACGTTCCATTAATTGCAAGATTTTTAAGAAGCTTCTATTCCTGGCTAGCTTACACATCTCTCTCGCTGTTGATCACGCTGGCCGGCGATGCTTAACTCCGGCTACTAGCATTGCAGCTGTTTCGACGCATTTATGGCCTTCTCTAAATTGGTTTTGCAGCTTCTTCAGATCGACTCGACTCTCGACTGTGATGCGTTCGTTTcttttagtatttatttttccAAGTCGGGCGCTATCGACGGTCGTGTATTTGTTTATTTGTTCTTGCGACGGCCAGCGGCGGTGCTGTGACGCAACAGTGCTCTGAAGTCACTTCCCGGCGTGGAGTTATGAACAGCTCATCAGCTCTCTGGATAGGGGACATGTGGCTACATGATCGGGCCCGCGCTTGAGTTGATGAGAGGGAAAAAGGAATATAGTTTTGGTCAGTCTATTTGTCAGGGATCGATCCATCCTGCTTTGACTATGACCGTTGTTATGTGTTGTCCGCCGCTGTTGCTTCTGGGCATACGTATGCCATGCCCCCGTATCGTGGTGTCGGTTGGAAAGTGAAATTTGAGCAAATGAATTTGAACATGGATCATGGTTCTTAACTAGTAGCGCGCTGAATCACGCATTTGCGCATCTTGATAATCTTTATTGTACTGGTGTATAGGTGTTGTTTTAGATTTCGACACAAACAAAACTTTGCCTAGTACCATCCATGTCAAACAACAAGGATGCGCCATGATATGCACATAAACTCTTAGTTTTCCTTAGTTCTCCCTACACCATTCGCATGAACAAGCCTACACATTCAATGCAAAAGTGCGAAATTTTCTTCAATAGGAAGTCAAACCATGTATCAAGCGTATGTTCTGATGAAGACCTCAGGTAAAAACCTCGCACCAAAGACTCAAAAACCAAAAATACGAGCTCAAACTTAGAGATGTCTCCTCCGAGCCATACCACCATCATCTTCCATGTCCACTTTCATAACCCCTGGCAACCGAGTTACTTAGGGCTTTTACCAAAGGTTTCAATCTTTTTTCCAAAGGGAGATCCCTCACCCGAACACATGCTTGTATCAGCTATCATCACAAAATGCTTGTATCAGCTATCATCACAAAGGATTTAGTTTCGCTTTCATAATTCTCAATCACAATGATTTACATATTGTAATGCCACAGTCTCTTTTTGTGAGTGTGTTTCAGAATTATTGGGCTTTTGGCCCATTTATTGTTTTCAACAATTGCTGGAAATCTCGTAGGCCCATATGAGCCGTTCATGCATGACAAGTGAAGTTTGAAAATGTATAATCCCATTTCAATTATAAAGTGTATGATGGGCCAACATATAAGTTTGGCTCCTTCACACATCACCAATAGCTTGAGAAACGGGCACATTCAAGCACACCCCTTCTCCATCATATGTCTCGCCTTGCACACGTGTTTCATGAACGAGCCAAACTAGGACCTATGTCACGTGTACGTGTAGCCTTAACATTGTCATGCAAGAAAAGAAGTAGAAACCGTTTTCACTAAGTTTTTTTAGCGGTAAACCTCACTTTATTAAGCCGGAGTTCAGTTTATAGGGATAATAATCGGGTCATGGGGCAAACCCAGCCACAAATGGTAAGCCACTCCTATAGACGAGGCAAATTTGGCTAAATTATGAGCctcaaatattaaaacatgaccTTCAAAAATAAAATCACAATTAATGAAGTCCTTCGGTGATGCTTCGATCTCCTTGATGATAGCGTTATATCTCCCCCCATCCCTTTTTTATCTCAGTCATGACTGGTTGGCAGTCACAAGCGATAACAATTCTCCTTAAAGAGAGATCATGCACTAGAGCCAAAGCTTCCCTGCAAGCAATTACTTTCAATGTTGTCGGATCAGGGATATCACTGGAAACAATTGCCGAGGATTCTAGGAAAGTCCCGTCATGGTCTCTACAAACTGTTGCTGACGCTATATCGTTTATAATCGTCGACAGTGTGCAATCAACATGAATTTTGGAAATGCCTAGACTAGACGCCTTCCAAAGGTAATCCACATCAGGTCTCCTCATAGGCTTTGCCTGTTTCTGTTCCTGAATAGCTTCGAGTTCCGTAATGAAATTATTAACAAATGAGTTAGTAGCATGAGGGCTCTCTAGGATtccttctgttggaaatatgacctagaggcaataataaaatggttattatcatatttccttgttcatgataatcgtttattgttcatgctataattgtattaacaggaaacagtaatacatgtgtcaataaatagatcacaatgtgtccctagcaagcctctagttggctagctcgttgatcaatagatgatcatggtttcctgatcatgggcattggatgtcattgataacgggatcacatcattgggagaatgatgtgatggacaagacccaatcctaagcgtagcactagatcgtgttgttcgtatgctaaagcttttctaatgtcaagtgtcttttccttcgaccgtgagattgtgcaactcccggataccgtaggagtgctttgggtgtatcaaacgtcacgacgtaactgggtgactataaagatgcactacgggtacctctgaaagtgtctgttgggttggtacgaatcgagatcgggatttgtcactccgcgtgacggagaggtatctctgggcccactcggtagaacatcatcatgagctcaatgtgaataaggagttagtcacacgatgatgtgctacggaacgagtaaagagacttacccgtaacgagattgaacaaggtataggtataccgacgatcgaatctcgggcaagttctataccaacaaacaaagggaattgtatacgggattgattgaatccttgacatcgtggttcattcgatgagatcatcgtggagcaagtgggagccaccatggatatccagaccccgctgatggttattggccggagaggtgtctcggtcatgtctgcctgtctcccgaacccgtagggtctacacacttaaggttcgatgacgctagggttatagggaattgttatacgaagttatcgaaagttgttcggagtcccggatgagatcctgtacgtcacgaggagctccggaatggtccggaggtaaagattgatatataggacggatggttttggacaccggaagtgtttcgtgcgtcagcggtaacgtaccgggaccaccggaagtggccccgggggtccaccagaagggggccacgaccccgggaggctagatgggccaagtgcgggagggaaccagcccctaggtgggctggtgcgcccccacactcagcccaaggcgcaggaggtggagaggggggaaaccctaggcgctggtgggcctaaggcccacctaggggtgcgccaccccctccccctgccctggccgccgcacctcccatctagggggtgccgcaccacctagggtgggaaccctaggggtggcacccccctcccctcctcctatacatagtgggggtttcggggctgttttacacacagttttccctctccctcggcgcagccccgctcttctttctcctcctctctgcgatGTTtgccgaagccctgtcgggagacctcgtctctccatcgacaccacgccgtcgtgctgctggatatCCTCCCCAAACTCTccgtcctccttgctggatcaaggtgcaggagatgtcaccgggctgcacgtgtgttggacgcggaggtgccgtggttcggcactagatcggaatcacaccgtgatctgaatcgccgcgagtacgactccatcaaccgcgttctagcaacgcttccgcttagcgatcttcaaaggtatgaagatgctcttacccctctctcattgctggtctctccataggaagatctgaatatgcgtaggaaattttttgaatttatgctacgttacccaacagtggtatcagagccaggttttctatgcgtagattctatgcacgagtagaacacaaaaggttgtgggcaatgatttgtcaattgcttgccgctactagtcttattcttttccagcggtattatgggatgaagcggcccggaccgaccatacacgtacgcttacgtgagactggttccaccgatagacatgcacaccgtgcataaaggtggctagcgggtgtctgtctctcccactctagtcggattggatttgatgaaaagggtccttacgaagggtaaatagctttggcatatcatcgttgtggctgtcacgtaggtaagaaggcgttcttgctagaaacccctcTCCATaggaagttgtgatgttgcatgtatgatgtatgagatgatcatgttattgtaataggtttcacgacttgcatgtcgatgttggaattatgccctagaggcaataataaatgtatagttattattataattcctgtatcaagataatagtttattatccatgctataattgtattgaatgaagactcatttacatgtgtggatacatagacaaaacaccgtccctagcatgcctctagttggctagccagttgatcgatgatagtcagtgtcttctgattatgaacaaggtgttgttgcttgatgactggatcacgtcattgggagaatcacgtgatggactagacccaaactaatagacgtagcatgttgatcgtgtcattttgttgctactgttttctgcgtgtcaagtatttattcctatgaccatgagatcatataactcactgacaccggaggaatgctttgtgtgtatcaaacgtcgcaacgtaactgggtgactataaagatgctctacaggtatctccaaaggtgttagttgagttagtatggatcaagactgggatttgtcactccgtgtgacggagaggtatctcggggcccactcggtaatacaacatcacacacaagccttgcaagcaatgtaacttagtgtaagttgcgggatcttgtgttacggaacgagtaaagagacttgccggtaaacgagatcgaaataggtatgcggatactgacgatcgaatctcgggcaagtaacataccgaaggacaaagggaatgacatacgggattatacgaatccttggcactgaggttcaaacgataagatcttcgtagaatatgtaggatccaatatgggcatccaggtcccgctattggatattgaccgaggagtctctcgggtcatgtctacatagttctcgaacccgcagggtctgcacacttaaggttcgacgttgttttatgcgtatttgagttatatggttggttaccgaatgttgttcggagtcccggatgagatcacggacgtcacgagggtttccgaaatagtccagaaacgaagattgatatataggatgacctcatttgattaccggaaggttttcggagttaccgggaatgtaccgggaatgacgaatgggttccgggagttcaccggggggggggggcaacccaccccggggaagcccataggctttggggagacacaccagcccttagtgggctggtgggacagccccaagggggcctatgcgccaagagaaagaaatcaaaggaaaagaaaaaaaaagagcgaagaagtgggaagggagggggactcctcccaccaaaccaagtccaactcggtttggggggggggagtcctcccccccttggctcggccgaccccttgggagtcccttggaccccaaggcaaggtccccctccctcctcctatatatatggggcttttagggcagatttgagacgactttctcacggctgcccgaccacatacctccatagtttttcctctagatcacgtttctgcggagctcgggcggagccctgctgagacgagatcatcaccaacctccggagcgccgtcacgctgccggagaactcttctacctctccgtctctcttgctagatcaagaaggccgagatcatcgtcgagctgtacgtgtgctgaacgcggaggtgccgtccgttcggtactagatcgtgggactgatcgcgggattgttcgcggggcggatcgagggacgtgaggacgttccactacatcaaccgcgttctctaacgcttctgctgtacgatctacaagggtacgtagatcactcatcccctctcgtagatggacatcaccatgataggtcttcgtgcgcgtaggaaaatttttgtttcccatgcgacgttccccaacagtggtatcagagctaggttcatgcgtagatgtcttctcgagtagatcacaaaaggttttgtgggcggtgatgtgcatttttctgccctccttagtcttttcttgattccgcggtattgttggattgaagcggcttggaccgacattactcgtacgcttacgagagactggtttcatcgttacgagtaaccccctttgctcaaagatgactggcaagtgtcggattctccaactttagttgaatcggatttgaccgaggaggtccttggatgaggttaaatagcaactcatatatctccgttgtggtgtttgcgtaagtaagatgcgatcctactagatacccttggtcaccacgtaaaacttgcaacaacaaaattagaggacgtctaacttgtttttgcagggtatgattgtgatgtgatatggccaacgatgtgatgtgatatattggatgtatgagatgatcatgttgtaatagaaatatcgacttgcacgtcgatggtacggcaaccggcaggagccatagggttgtctttatactaacatatgtgcttgcagatgcgtttactattttgctaggatgtagctatagtagtaatagcataagtagcacgacaaccacgatggcaacacgttgatggatgatcatggtgtggcgccggtgacaagaagatcgtgccggtgctttggtgatggagatcaagaagcacgtgatgatggccatatcatgtcacttatgaattgcatgtgatgttaatccttttatgcaccttattttgcttagaacgacggtagcattatgaggtgatctctcactaaaatttcaagacgaaattgtgttctccccgactatgcaccgttgctacagttcgtcgtttcgagacaccacgtgatgatcgggtgtgatagactcaacgttaacatacaacgggtgcaaaacagttgcgcacgcggaacactcgggttaagcttgacgagcctagcatgtgcagacatggcctcggaacacatgagaccgaaaggtcgatcatgaatcatatagttgatatgattagcatagggatgcttaccactgaaactatactcaactcacgtgatgatcggacttgggatagtgtaagtggatcatgaaccactcaaatgactagagagatgtactttttgagtgggagtttagcatataatttgattaagttgaactctaaattatcttgaacatagtctaagtccactttgaatatatttgtgttgtagatcatggctcacgcaagtgtcatcctgaattttaatacgttcctagagaaagctaagttgaaagatgatggaagcaactttgtagactgggctcgtaatcttaagctaatcttacaagctggaaagaaggattatgtccttaatgctgcgctaggagatgaaccacccgctacggctaatcaggatgttaagaacgcttggttagcgcgtaaggaggactactcaatagttcaatgtgcagtcttgtatggcttagagccgggacttcaacgtcgctttgagcgtcatggagcatttgagatgttccaggagttgaagtttatctttcagaagaacgcccggatcgagaggtatgagacctccgataaattctatgcttgcaagatggaggaaaactcgtctgtcagtgaacatgtgctcaaaatgtctgggtactcaaaccgtctagctgaactggggattgaactcccgcaagaagctatcactgacagaatccttcaatcactgccgccaagctataaaggctttgtgttgaactacaacatgcaagggatgaacaagtctcccggcgagttgtttgcgatgctgaaagtcgcagagtctgaactccgtaaagagcatcaagtgttgatggtgagcaagaccactagtttcaagagaaacggcaaaggaaagaaggtcaattcgaagaagagcggcaagcctgttgccaatccgccgaagaagcccaaagctggacctaagcctgaaacagagtgcttctattgcaagggtatgggtcactggaagcgcaattgccccaagtatctggcagataagaaggcgggcaaagaaaaatcaggtatatttgatatacatgttattgatgtgtacttaaccggctctcgtagtagtgcctgggtatttgataccggttc includes:
- the LOC123446702 gene encoding LOB domain-containing protein 18-like, producing MSSGVGSSTLGGCGGPSGSGSGGGGGGLGGGGGGPCGACKFLRRKCVSECIFAPYFDSEQGAAHFAAVHKVFGASNVSKLLLQIPAHKRLDAVVTICYEAQARLRDPVYGCVAHIFALQQQVVNLQAELTYLQTHLATLELPSPPLPAAPQLPMAMPAQFSISDLPSTTNIPTTIDLSALFEPPAQPQWALQQHHQHQLRQPSYGAMAHRGGSSMAEGSAGSGSGDLQTLARELLDRHGRSGVKPELQPPPPPHPR